CTCCGGGCTTACCAGGAGATTCTTGGTGACATTCACGATAGTGGGGGCGAACTAATTGCGATCAGTCCTGAACAGCCTGATCACTCTTTATCCACCGCTGAGAAAAATGACCTCCAGTTCCATGTTGTAAGTGATGTTGGAAATGAAACGGCTAATCAGTATAATCTCGTTTATCAGCTGCCGGATTATCTTGTGGAAGTGTACAAAGAAAAAGGTTTGCGAGTGGACGAGCATAACGGGGATGAAGCGTGGACTCTTCCTGTTTCTACAACCTATGTTATTGATCAGGACGGAACCATTGTTTATGAATACACCAAAGAAGACTACAAAGATCGTGCAGAGCCTTCAGAAGTACTGAAGCAATTAAAAAAAGTACGAGTATAAAAGGAAGCACAACCCCAGTTCGACTGTGGTTGTGCTTTTTTATTTTGTGTATTTGTTAGCATAGCTGCTCGCGGCAATCGAATCTGGCTTAATTTTCGGTTCGATCCCAAGCGATTCAATTCGGGCTACCATTTCATTTACATATAGTCTTGTCCGGTTCCGCTCTCCTGAACCAATGTCAATATGTCCCTCCATTGTAAAAGTAGCCCCTTTATAAATATGAGGCAGAATGATATCAATCATTTCATTTTTCTTATCTTCCGTGAATAAAGAAGCGATATGTTCGGTAAGTGATGTCTCATAGGAGATTCGTTCATGCAGCGTGGTCATTTTCCGTGAAATAAGCTTCTTACAGAAACACGCCCACGCGCCTTTTCCAACACGCTGGATGACGATCCCTGTAATAAAAATGGTATGAGAAGGGTGGATTTGAGAATCAGTACCAAGCATTAAACGGTAATTTCCGAGCGGATCCTTTTTCATGAAGGTCAGGATATGGTCAAATACTTGATCAAAGTCCATCTTTTTGTGGGTTATGTTTTGGAACTTGAGGTCCTTTTCCATCTCGGTCACCCCTTTGTATGTTAAGCAAGGGCATTACATGCTGCCTTCCTTATTATAAGATATTCATCAACTCTTACTTGAATGCAGATTCAGAAGAGGTGGCGGAGTAATTTAACTTTATCACGTTTATAACGGGAGTATCCCTCCTTTATTATAAAATTATGTAAGAATTTAATGAAGATTAGTAATAGAAGGGATACAAAAAGAGTTTAATTACCCTCCTCCTTAAGAAACACGGTTCTTTTGAAACCAGCTGAAGAAAATAATGAATAATAGAATGACGACAAAAGCACCTGTAATAAATTTGATAAGTGTGTTTTCCTGATAAGCAAAGATTGCTCCATAGCCCCATATGAAAACGAGAGGAAACCACGTATCTTTCTGAATAAAATAAAAGGCAAGGGCAATGAGTCCCCCTACTGCAAGAATAAAAGCGGACCATCCCAGTTCTCCAATGGCAAATAGTTCTTGTACTCCATTTGCTTTCAAAACGACAAAGGTATCCACAATAGTAGCTATAGAGGTCCAGGCGAGGTAAATGGAAAAGGGAGTTCTATATTTTTGGGTAGAGAGATTAAGTCTTTGAATGATCGTATATACCACACAGAGGGTAAGCAACGATAAAGTAATGAATAGTAGCGACGGAGTGGTTCCTACAATAACCGTAGTCCCGGATAGGAACATACTTAAAGGAAACCATAGCCCGATATGATCAACGACACGATCAAGCTCTTCATTTGCAAAGAATGATTTCATTAGAAAGATGAAAAGAAGTAAGTAAATAACGAACCAAATAGAAAAGGCAAACGGGGCAGGCATAACATATACATTAGCGGTAGATGGCTGCAAATTTTGTGATAAGAAGAAGGAAGCGGTGAGCAGATACATAAAGCTGGCTAAATTAATCAACTTCAAACCAAGCAGTCTCATGTGATGATCTCCTTTACTCTGTGATGTTAATCTCGCTGCTGTTCAATCGTCCAGGGCAGGGCAGCTTGGAGCTAGTACAGTGTATGTGCCAATTTGAATTAAATGACAAGAAGAAGGAACCACAACGATGCCAGATTAAAGATTTCTCTCTTTGTACTCTTTTAATGCATCACGGATGGCTGCTTTGTATTGTGTGAAGGCTTCCGTTTGGTTAGTAGCATCATTTCTGGAACTGTAGCTAATCGTTCCATTTTCAAAAAATGCTTTTCTTTGCGCTCGTGTTAGTTCCAACTGAACGCCCTCTCCGGTTTTAGTTTGATTCACAATATTATTTGGATGGTCGCCGTCCAGGTGCTCGGGGGCTTCCTTAACACGGAAGCCGCTTGATTCTAAATGCTCAGAAATTAAGCCTCTCAAATCCTCGTTTAATCCACCTAGTAGTGTTCTTTTCATTTCCCCTTCAGCCCCATGGATGGAAATATGGATTGACGCTTCGTTCGCCATAGAACGAGCCTGAGGTTCATCAAAATTGACAGAACTTATATGTAAATTATTAAAATTTCCGGAACTAAGCTTTCCCTTAAAGGTATAAAAACTGTATTCTTTCCCGGCAACAGCATCTGCCAGCTGTGAAGTTACCTGCTCAATTCCTCCTCCATGAATGGCACTTACGAGTACACGGCTATTTGGGGATTGGCGTTTTTTGATTTCCCAATCTTCACTTTCTTCGTATACGTCACTTAACTCCGTGAATGTGCAGAATCGATCACCCTCTGCTGGACACTCCACGGAAGAAAAGCTTCTGCTAAAGATGTTATTTTGAAGCAGCAGGGTTATGGCAGCCGCAGAAGCAGCCAGCGTAAACGCTCCAATAATTAATTTAGTTTTAAACATAGGCATCACACTCTCTCTAAAGTGTCCAATCTTTACTGGACCTTACGAATAGGATCTGTTAAATCGCAGTGTTGATCTTACAGAAAAGCTCCCGTTACTTGAAGACTCAGTTTCGAGATAAATGGGTCCTTTACGTTAGATGGACAAGGGCTGGTGGGGAAATAACTCGCTTTCCTATGGGGGAACGGTGAGCTTCCTCGCTCGTTTCACTCTCTGCGGGATCTCACCTAGTCCCTTCTCCCATGGGAGTCTCATCATTTCCCCACCACCCCCACTCTATTAAGAGGAACGGACCCTTCTTTAGTAGTGTAGGCGTTGAAGTTGATCCTTTCTAAATCCAGTAGTACCAGGCTTTTTCTAACATTACCTAGAGAAAACGGGGACTCATGGCATGATTTCTATATTTCCAATCCAAGTGATTTTTGCCAATGTTTCGAGTCTCTCATTTCAGCAAGGTCCGAAGGGGGACGATGAAGACTCCTGTGGGATAAACATGATCGGTGAGACCCCGGAAGTCGAAGACTGAGGAGGCTCAGCACATGCCCACGGAAAGCGGAATCGTCCCCCGCAGGACCTTACCTACAAACCGATATCTCGAAACTGAGTCTTCCACAATCCGGCCCTATTGCGTAATAAACCTTTTCTGAAAAAAATAAACAACTGCGTTTAACAGAGCTTACGAATAACAATGATTGAATCGTTCGGACAAGGTTAAATAACTTCCATAAAAACAGGAACCTTCCTGAGGGGGAAGAGTTCCTTATATTCTGTGCTATAAGATAAAAATCCAGATGAGAATAATAGAGAGGACAAAAGTAATGGAATAAATAACCGTAAGCATAGGTATGCTCGAATTTTTAGTTTCGTTTTTCAGACTATCAATTTCATTTTTGGAAGAGCTTTTCTTCTCCTGTTTGGTCATTTCCTTAGCAATCATGATTGTGCTGACAAGGGCTATGATGGAAACGATGATCACCACTGCATAATAAATCGGGT
The Halobacillus halophilus DSM 2266 DNA segment above includes these coding regions:
- a CDS encoding peroxiredoxin-like family protein, with the translated sequence MKTEMKERYNEYIEKFKATAPGDVQEKMKQAIQELEQSSDGKGLSEGEKAPNFNLPDAKGNSIELYKQLEEGPVILTFYRGGWCPYCNMELRAYQEILGDIHDSGGELIAISPEQPDHSLSTAEKNDLQFHVVSDVGNETANQYNLVYQLPDYLVEVYKEKGLRVDEHNGDEAWTLPVSTTYVIDQDGTIVYEYTKEDYKDRAEPSEVLKQLKKVRV
- a CDS encoding poly-gamma-glutamate hydrolase family protein, producing MFKTKLIIGAFTLAASAAAITLLLQNNIFSRSFSSVECPAEGDRFCTFTELSDVYEESEDWEIKKRQSPNSRVLVSAIHGGGIEQVTSQLADAVAGKEYSFYTFKGKLSSGNFNNLHISSVNFDEPQARSMANEASIHISIHGAEGEMKRTLLGGLNEDLRGLISEHLESSGFRVKEAPEHLDGDHPNNIVNQTKTGEGVQLELTRAQRKAFFENGTISYSSRNDATNQTEAFTQYKAAIRDALKEYKERNL
- a CDS encoding ribonuclease H-like YkuK family protein, whose translation is MEKDLKFQNITHKKMDFDQVFDHILTFMKKDPLGNYRLMLGTDSQIHPSHTIFITGIVIQRVGKGAWACFCKKLISRKMTTLHERISYETSLTEHIASLFTEDKKNEMIDIILPHIYKGATFTMEGHIDIGSGERNRTRLYVNEMVARIESLGIEPKIKPDSIAASSYANKYTK